GGACGGCGCTGCTCGAAGCGGACGTGCATTACGAAGTCGTCAAAAAGTTCTGCGATGACATTGTCGAGAAGGCGCTGGGCGCGGAGGTCATCAAGAGTCTCAAGCCCGGCGAACAGATGATCAAGATCGTATACGACGAACTGGTCTCGCTGATGGGGCCGGTCGATACGCACATCATGTACGTGCAGCCGGCGCCGACGATCGTGATGATGTGCGGGCTTCAGGGCTCGGGCAAGACGACGACGTGCGGAAAGCTGGCGGCTTATCTGAAAAAGAAGGGCAAGAGCGTCATGCTCGCCGCGGCGGACCTTCAGCGTCCGGCGGCGGTGGAGCAGCTTCGCACGCTGGCGACGCAGGTGCAGGCCGATTCGCCCGGCGGGGGCCGCGTGCTCTTTTACGGCGAACCCGACAAGTGCGCCGAATACGGCAAGGCGATCGGCGTTGCCGTCAAGGTCTGCCGCAATGCGTTCAAGGAAGCGCAGAAGGCGGGCGTCGATGTCCTCGTGCTCGACACGGCGGGCCGGCTTCACGTCAACGACGAACTGATGGACGAACTGCGCCAGGTCAACAAGGCGCTCAACCCGCATCAGATTTATCTCGTCATCGACGCCATGACCGGCCAGGACGCCGTCAACTCCGCCAAGGCGTTCAACGAACAGCTCGAGCTCGACGGCGTGATCCTCTCCAAGACTGACTCGGACACGCGCGGCGGGGCGGCTCTTTCCGTCAAACACGTCACGGGCAAACCCATCAAATTCATCGGCACCGGCGAGAAGATCGACGCGCTGGACGAGTTCCATCCCGACCGCATGGCCAGCCGCATTCTGGGCATGGGTGACGTCGTCAGTCTCGTCGAACGCGCGCAGGAGCAGGTCAGCGAGGAAGAGGCACTGAAGCTCCAGAAGAAGATGGAGCAGGGGAAGATGACGATGGACGACTTCCTCGGCCAGCTCAAGACGATCCGGCGGATGGGGTCGATGAAGGCGCTGCTGGGCATGCTGCCGGGCATCGGGTCGCAGCTTAAGAATCTGGACATGGACGATCGTCAGCTTGATCGCACGGAGGCGATGATCAACTCGATGACGAAGGACGAGCGGAAGGATGTGGACCTGCTCGACAACTCCCGCCGGCGGCGCGTGAGCAAGGGT
This window of the Planctomycetota bacterium genome carries:
- a CDS encoding signal recognition particle protein, with translation MLDNLTDKFSNVFRKLSGRGRISESNVEEAMAEVRTALLEADVHYEVVKKFCDDIVEKALGAEVIKSLKPGEQMIKIVYDELVSLMGPVDTHIMYVQPAPTIVMMCGLQGSGKTTTCGKLAAYLKKKGKSVMLAAADLQRPAAVEQLRTLATQVQADSPGGGRVLFYGEPDKCAEYGKAIGVAVKVCRNAFKEAQKAGVDVLVLDTAGRLHVNDELMDELRQVNKALNPHQIYLVIDAMTGQDAVNSAKAFNEQLELDGVILSKTDSDTRGGAALSVKHVTGKPIKFIGTGEKIDALDEFHPDRMASRILGMGDVVSLVERAQEQVSEEEALKLQKKMEQGKMTMDDFLGQLKTIRRMGSMKALLGMLPGIGSQLKNLDMDDRQLDRTEAMINSMTKDERKDVDLLDNSRRRRVSKGSGTRPEDVGQLVKGFSMVQNMTKQMAGMSAIGKMRALGGLGRTDLAAMGTSGGPKLKTRLRSKRKKKDRKRKSR